A DNA window from Trypanosoma brucei brucei TREU927 chromosome 11 chr11_scaffold01 genomic scaffold, whole genome shotgun sequence contains the following coding sequences:
- a CDS encoding Gp63-1 surface protease homolog, putative (GPI-Anchor Signal predicted for Tb11.02.5640 by DGPI v2.04 with cleavage site probability 0.696 near 585), which translates to MAVIMFPRYIIPFLLGLILCGDVSEGNIPPHRCDFGKLMKNMSVREPPVVDEPPVPKGDLVHAIATSSTAGWHPIRVQVFDFDIKNRNKYCEKEGQVRSNFRDAYYECTTASVLTKEKKALLAVVIPDALKMHTDRLMVQPVHDPIKVYEKQTFCNNFSIPRDHYTTGVSGADMVLYGAAGPMGSPAAWAGPCSRVSGQRPTVGVFNIGPEVLTSHDSSMRVTAHEIAHALGFGFDIMEELKLVEKKSGIRGKNDVWVVTSPTVVKKAQEFYGCNEIKGVELEDEGGDGTKNSHWERRIAMEEMMTGLKSSDGGRYSVLTMALFEDMGFYRAKWGNEEDMHFGKGRGCDFLEKRCVENGRSNFPDVFCTSKARDTEIFCTSDRGGLGSCAIQTHESPIPEQYRYFADEKKGGPAELLDYCPYIRLFSNTGCTDGNPNVMLGSRVGPNSRCVKGTRLRLQKKKGVPLADICVEVNCESDILQVRFVGDNRWYDCPEGRNVTSNVTFSSGSIQCPEKSELCASKILRRITVPSAVAFPVTSPGPSTGPFAAPFAETYEGASPTSSTGASEDFSEEYSEESSHEDSEGSSPMTRQLTGTSSWSAYSSYLMWNMLLFVSCFSLL; encoded by the coding sequence atggcAGTGATTATGTTCCCTCGTTATAtcattccctttttattgGGTTTGATATTATGTGGTGATGTGAGTGAAGGCAATATCCCACCGCATCGGTGTGACTTCGGTAAGTTGATGAAAAACATGAGTGTGCGGGaacctccagtggtggatgAACCTCCAGTACCTAAAGGAGATCTGGTGCATGCGATTGCTACGAGTTCAACGGCAGGATGGCATCCCATCCGAGTTCAGGTGTTTGACTTTGACATTAAAAACCGGAACAAATATTGCGAAAAGGAAGGCCAAGTTCGCTCTAACTTCAGGGACGCATACTACGAGTGTACAACTGCTTCTGTGctgacaaaggaaaagaaagctctTCTGGCTGTTGTTATACCGGATGCATTGAAGATGCACACTGATCGTCTCATGGTACAACCAGTTCACGACCCAATTAAGGTttatgaaaaacaaacattttGCAATAACTTCAGCATTCCCAGAGACCACTACACTACAGGTGTCTCCGGTGCTGATATGGTGTTATATGGTGCCGCTGGTCCAATGGGTTCACCTGCAGCATGGGCAGGTCCGTGTTCGAGGGTAAGTGGTCAACGCCCTACTGTTGGTGTTTTCAATATTGGACCTGAAGTGCTGACCTCTCATGATAGTAGTATGCGTGTGACGGCACATGAAATTGCTCATGCTCTTGGATTTGGTTTTGATATCATGGAGGAACTGAAGCTTGTGGAAAAGAAATCTGGCATCCGTGGTAAGAATGATGTATGGGTTGTGACATCACCAACTGTGGTAAAGAAGGCGCAGGAATTTTATGGTTGTAATGAAATTAAGGGTGTGGAGCTGGAGGACGAAGGTGGTGACGGTACGAAAAACTCACATTGGGAGCGTAGGATTGCAATGGAAGAGATGATGACTGGTTTGAAAAGCAGCGATGGAGGCCGTTATAGTGTGCTAACTATGGCATTATTTGAGGATATGGGTTTTTATAGAGCCAAAtggggaaatgaagaagataTGCATTTTGGTAAAGGACGAGGCTGCGATTTTCTGGAAAAGAGGTGTGTAGAGAATGGAAGGAGCAACTTTCCTGATGTGTTTTGTACGTCAAAGGCCAGGGACACTGAGATCTTTTGTACATCTGATCGTGGTGGGTTGGGGTCATGTGCCATTCAGACACATGAGTCTCCAATACCTGAGCAATATCGATATTTTGctgacgaaaagaaaggtggtCCCGCTGAACTGCTTGATTACTGCCCTTACATACGCCTCTTTTCGAATACCGGTTGCACTGATGGAAATCCGAACGTAATGCTGGGAAGTCGTGTTGGACCTAACTCACGGTGTGTCAAAGGAACTCGGCTTagacttcaaaaaaaaaaaggtgttcCTCTTGCAGATATATGTGTTGAAGTGAATTGTGAGTCAGATATTCTTCAGGTGCGTTTTGTTGGTGATAACCGTTGGTATGATTGCCCTGAGGGAAGAAATGTGACATCTAATGTGACATTCTCCAGCGGTTCTATTCAGTGTCCTGAAAAGTCTGAGTTGTGTGCCTCGAAGATTCTGAGGCGGATCACAGTCCCCTCCGCAGTTGCCTTCCCAGTTACCTCTCCAGGGCCTTCAACAGGACCTTTCGCAGCGCCTTTCGCAGAAACTTATGAAGGGGCATCTCCGACGTCTTCTACGGGGGCTTCTGAAGATTTTTCCGAAGAATATTCTGAAGAGTCTTCCCATGAGGATTCCGAGGGGTCCTCCCCAATGACGCGACAGTTGACGGGTACATCATCATGGTCAGCATATTCAAGTTATTTAATGTGGAATATGCTACTCTTCGTTTCTTGCTTTTCCCTATTATAA
- a CDS encoding endonuclease/exonuclease/phosphatase, putative (L.major sequence has diverged from T. brucei and T. cruzi orthologues), whose translation MYTTMPNSPLAIPHHFLDIGKDESSPPMTRNDTNSSGLASFQPTDDQVAEGFPSLGVSTASPTHRTTLQERREKLLGGSFLSLCVETLQNDCPEAIEGDCNSNRTVFRGWSKTDLGVSSQALSNNGVVRLVCYNILAQRFLSMQRYPRCPPFALAEDYRCGFAEQELLQADPDIILLQEISVDVFGKPGLLGENLREKHGFIGNHVVVTDLSGRPRHTSFDSSTDGAQAVVFQEVTTSSSKPSPSGTVESRRSNDVAAEKTVEPPRSDLEGVATFFLKDRFELLEVIPIRLNEIANADKTLTQSERRSLRRMSHNVALITVLRDLNKPNVIYVVCNLHLLWSGSRCQLWQLHRVMSYIEQVKGEHESHIENSNGECPIVAVVLGGDFNSESWEPPIAYALNGSLPESSNVGAWCGTPGRETGAFSPISRDTDVDVENSKSGTPMVESPCGAGGGGTCSGFTAPAAGHSLALTDVYEIYRERHPRRVSFVDPGDGGKGKVYDHILIDKRHLGCTDVLRLSSSTNLPAPNCPSDHCPVGAVIVPLCLLS comes from the coding sequence ATGTATACAACAATGCCTAACTCCCCACTTGCAATCCCGCATCATTTCCTCGATATCGGAAAGGATGAATCCAGTCCACCCATGACACGGAATGACACGAATTCTTCTGGACTCGCATCATTCCAACCAACTGATGACCAAGTGGCAGAAGGTTTCCCTTCGTTGGGAGTATCAACAGCATCACCGACTCATCGGACAACACTTCAGGAACGACGCGAAAAATTGCTCGGCGGGAGTTTTCTCAGTTTATGTGTCGAGACACTGCAGAACGATTGTCCAGAGGCCATTGAAGGGGATTGTAACAGCAATAGAACCGTCTTCCGTGGATGGTCCAAGACAGATTTGGGTGTCTCATCACAGGCATTGTCAAACAACGGAGTCGTTAGGCTTGTATGTTACAATATTTTAGCGCAGCGGTTTCTCTCCATGCAGCGCtatccgcgctgccctccgTTTGCCCTCGCGGAGGACTACCGCTGTGGATTTGCAGAACAGGAGTTACTTCAGGCAGATCCTGACATCATTTTGCTACAAGAAATCAGTGTTGATGTGTTTGGGAAACCCGGCTTACTGGGCGAGAATTTGCGGGAAAAGCATGGCTTCATCGGTAACCATGTAGTGGTCACAGATTTGTCGGGCCGACCTCGCCATACAAGTTTTGATTCTTCAACTGACGGAGCTCAGGCCGTAGTTTTCCAAGAAGTGACCACTTCGTCTTCCAAGCCTTCCCCTTCAGGAACTGTGGAGAGCCGCCGTTCTAATGATGTCGCTGCTGAGAAAACGGTGGAGCCACCGCGGTCTGATTTGGAGGGTGTTGCTACATTTTTCTTGAAGGACCGCTTTGAGTTACTTGAAGTTATTCCCATTCGACTCAATGAAATAGCTAATGCTGATAAGACCCTCACACAAAGTGAACGACGGAGTTTGCGGAGAATGTCCCACAATGTAGCTCTTATAACCGTTTTGCGTGATCTGAACAAACCAAATGTAATATATGTGGTGTGCAATCTTCACCTCCTTTGGAGCGGCTCACGGTGCCAGTTGTGGCAGCTGCACCGCGTAATGAGTTATATTGAACAAGTTAAGGGGGAACACGAGAGTCACATAGAAAACTCAAATGGAGAGTGTCCAATCGTAGCAGTTGTGCTCGGTGGTGACTTTAACTCCGAGTCGTGGGAGCCGCCGATCGCGTATGCTTTGAACGGCTCGCTCCCCGAAAGCAGTAATGTTGGTGCATGGTGCGGAACACCTGGTAGGGAAACTGGTGCTTTTAGTCCTATTTCACGCGACACTGATGTTGATGTGGAAAATAGCAAATCAGGGACCCCAATGGTTGAATCGCCCTGTGGAGCGGGAGGTGGTGGTACATGTAGCGGTTTCACGGCCCCTGCAGCCGGGCACTCATTGGCTCTAACGGATGTTTATGAAATTTACAGGGAACGCCATCCGCGGCGTGTATCATTTGTGGATCCGGGAGATGGCGGTAAAGGTAAAGTATATGACCACATTCTCATAGACAAGAGGCATCTTGGTTGTACAGATGTGTTAAGGCTGTCATCAAGCACAAATCTTCCAGCACCAAACTGTCCGAGTGATCATTGCCCCGTGGGCGCCGTTATAGTTCCGCTGTGCTTACTCTCTTAA
- a CDS encoding Gp63-1 surface protease homolog, putative (GPI-Anchor Signal predicted for Tb11.02.5630 by DGPI v2.04 with cleavage site probability 0.43200004 near 536) gives MTVIMFPRYIIPFLLGLILCGDVTEGNIPPHRCDFGKLMKNMSMRDLPVVGEPPVPKGDLVHAIVTSSTAGWQPIRFKVFKSDIEDRSKYCGSVGETRSNFRGTNYQCNTDSLLTKEKKSLLSVVIPDALKMHTDRLMVQPVQGPIKVPKLQSFCNNFNIPQDHYTTGVSGADMVLYGAAGPMGSPAAWAGPCSRLKGKRPVVGVFNIGPEVLTSHDSSMRVTAHEIAHALGFGFDIMEELKLVEKRNEIRGKNGVWVVKSQTVVKKARLFYGCDTLTGMELEDEGGEGTVKSHWERRIAMEEMMAGLKSSDGGRYSVLTMALFEDMGFYKAKWGTEEDMHFGKGRGCDFLEKRCVEDGKSNFPDVFCTSETKQGENICTSDRTGLGSCAISTYKSSLPTHYQYFSQSNRGGPGELLDYCPYIRVFSNTGCTNGDPKTMWGSRIGPNSRCVKATGLKLKNVIVAMADICVEVNCKPDILQVRFVGDDQWHNCPEGRNVTSNVTFSSGSIQCPKKSELCASKVVKQTTSAQKGQGKGASSWSAYSCYLMWNMLLFVSCFSLL, from the coding sequence atgacAGTGATTATGTTCCCTCGTTATAtcattccctttttattgGGTTTGATATTATGTGGTGATGTGACTGAAGGCAATATCCCACCGCATCGGTGTGACTTCGGCAAGTTGATGAAAAACATGAGTATGCGGGACCTTCCAGTGGTGGGTGAGCCTCCAGTACCTAAAGGAGATCTGGTGCATGCGATTGTTACGAGTTCAACGGCAGGATGGCAACCCATTCGATTTAAGGTTTTTAAATCGGATATTGAGGATCGGAGTAAATATTGTGGAAGTGTGGGTGAAACTCGCTCTAACTTTAGGGGTACCAATTATCAGTGTAATACTGATTCCTTGctgacaaaggaaaagaaatctCTTCTGTCTGTTGTTATACCGGATGCACTGAAGATGCACACTGATCGCCTCATGGTACAACCAGTTCAGGGCCCAATTAAGGTTCCTAAACTGCAGTCGTTTTGCAATAATTTCAATATTCCTCAGGATCACTACACTACAGGTGTTTCCGGTGCTGATATGGTGTTATATGGTGCCGCTGGTCCAATGGGTTCACCTGCAGCATGGGCAGGTCCGTGTTCGAGGCTCAAGGGAAAGCGccctgttgttggtgttttcaaTATTGGACCTGAAGTGCTGACTTCTCATGATAGTAGTATGCGTGTGACGGCACATGAAATTGCTCATGCTCTTGGATTTGGTTTTGATATCATGGAGGAGCTGAAGCTTgtggaaaagaggaatgaGATCCGTGGTAAGAATGGTGTATGGGTTGTAAAGTCACAAACTGTGGTGAAGAAAGCGCGACTATTTTATGGTTGTGATACGTTGACAGGTATGGAGCTGGAGGATGAAGGTGGTGAGGGAACTGTAAAATCACATTGGGAGCGTAGGATCGCAATGGAAGAGATGATGGCTGGTTTGAAAAGCAGCGATGGAGGCCGTTATAGTGTGCTAACTATGGCATTATTTGAGGATATGGGTTTTTACAAAGCCAAATGGGGAACTGAAGAGGATATGCATTTTGGTAAAGGACGAGGCTGTGATTTTCTGGAAAAGAGGTGTGTAGAGGATGGAAAGAGCAACTTTCCTGATGTGTTTTGTACGTCGGAAACAAAGCAAGGTGAGAATATTTGTACATCTGACCGTACTGGGCTGGGGTCGTGTGCAATTTCTACTTATAAGTCCTCACTACCTACGCATTACCAGTACTTTTCTCAGAGCAACAGGGGTGGTCCCGGTGAACTGCTTGATTACTGCCCTTACATACGTGTCTTCTCGAATACCGGCTGCACTAATGGAGATCCGAAGACAATGTGGGGAAGTCGTATTGGACCTAACTCGCGGTGTGTCAAAGCTACGGGTCTAAAGCTGAAAAACGTTATAGTTGCAATGGCTGATATTTGTGTTGAAGTGAATTGTAAGCCAGATATTCTTCAGGTGCGTTTTGTTGGTGACGACCAATGGCATAATTGCCCTGAGGGAAGAAATGTGACATCTAATGTGACATTCTCCAGCGGTTCTATTCAGTGTCCTAAAAAGTCTGAGTTGTGTGCTTCAAAGGTGGTAAAGCAAACCACTTCGGCACAAAAGGGACAAGGAAAGGGCGCGTCATCATGGTCAGCATATTCATGTTATTTAATGTGGAATATGCTACTCTTCGTTTCTTGCTTTTCCCTATTATAA
- a CDS encoding ribonucleoside-diphosphate reductase large chain encodes MLETVKLVTKRDGSVEPYDEKVVRSRIVNLMSGIDSYYVDVDDLVRVVGEGVREGMSTSMLDELLAETAAYCVTKHPDYGLLAGRLAVTALHKTTTESVLDSFRVLHEHVSQATRRHAPLISEELWDIANKHSAALQQIINYERDFDFEYFGYKTLERSYLLRVDKGRGVMEVVERPQQMFLRVALGIHGEDLERVKETYDYMSQGFFTHATPTLFNAGTPFPQMSSCFLVAMREDSIDGIYDTLKQCAIISKSAGGIGIHMHNIRAAGSYIAGTNGTSNGLVPMLRVWNNTARYVDQGGGKRKGAFAIYLEPWHADIFGFLLLKKNTGKEDQRARDLFYGLWIPDLFMERVESHGTWTLMDPNTAPFLSDCYGQEFTDLYERYEREGRGVRTIQAQELWFLILESQVETGVPFMLYKDACNFKSNQKNLGTIKCSNLCTEIVEYTSRDEVAVCNLASIALPRFVKDGAFDYVALKEVTKVVTRNLNRVIDRNHYPVREARYSNLRHRPVGIGVQGLADTFALLSLPFAHPEAKKLNRQIFETIYFAAVEASTELAEKDGPYETFKGSPASEGKLQFDLWDEERRIRGMNEDSVHSHCGLWDWDSLKERVVKVGMRNSLLVAPMPTASTSQILGNNECIEPFTSNIYVRRVLSGEFPVVNKHLVKELIRLQLWNDDMRRKIIALNGSVSGIKEIPERIRELYKVVWEIRQKDLIDMAADRGRYIDQSQSLNLFLGTPTSSQLTSMHFYSWKKGLKTGMYYLRSQPAADAIKFTLDPKAMKELPKPDKQSKEEVHGSVGRGKRKRAGEKPTANHSNAGAPNLNGPPDTDGDGGCLNCGS; translated from the coding sequence ATGTTGGAAACGGTGAAGCTTGTGACCAAACGTGATGGGTCTGTGGAACCGTATGATGAAAAAGTCGTGCGCAGCCGCATCGTCAACCTTATGTCCGGGATTGATTCTTAttatgttgatgttgatgaccTTGTTCGTGTagtgggggagggggtgcGGGAAGGTATGAGCACCTCAATGTTGGATGAACTGCTGGCTGAAACTGCTGCTTATTGCGTAACAAAGCATCCCGATTACGGTCTGCTGGCTGGCCGGTTGGCTGTAACAGCTTTGCACAAGACGACGACAGAAAGTGTACTGGATTCTTTTAGGGTGCTACACGAACATGTTTCGCAGGCAACGAGGCGGCATGCTCCCCTTATATCAGAAGAATTGTGGGATATCGCAAATAAGCACTCTGCGGCGTTGCAGCAAATCATTAATTACGAGCGGGATTTTGATTTTGAGTATTTCGGGTACAAGACACTTGAGCGTTCTTACCTCCTTCGTGTCGATAAGGGGCGGGGAGTTATGGAAGTGGTGGAGCGTCCACAACAGATGTTCCTGCGTGTTGCCCTCGGTATCCATGGAGAGGACTTGGAACGTGTGAAGGAGACATATGACTACATGTCGCAAGGGTTTTTTACCCACGCTACTCCAACGTTATTCAATGCGGGGACCCCATTCCCACAAATGAGTTCATGCTTTCTTGTAGCTATGCGTGAAGACAGTATTGATGGCATCTACGACACACTCAAACAGTGTGCGATCATCAGCAAATCAGCTGGTGGGATCGGGATCCACATGCACAACATTCGCGCAGCGGGGAGCTACATCGCCGGGACAAATGGTACGTCGAATGGTCTGGTCCCCATGCTTCGTGTGTGGAATAACACTGCTCGCTATGTTGACCAGGGCGGTGGCAAGCGCAAGGGCGCCTTTGCTATTTATTTGGAGCCCTGGCACGCGGATATCTTTGGTTTCCTCCTTCTGAAGAAAAATACGGGCAAGGAGGATCAGCGTGCGCGGGACTTGTTTTACGGTCTGTGGATTCCTGACCTGTTTATGGAACGAGTTGAGAGTCATGGGACTTGGACGCTTATGGACCCCAACACAGCCCCCTTTTTGAGTGACTGTTATGGCCAAGAGTTTACTGATTTATATGAGCGATATGAAAGGGAAGGTCGTGGCGTAAGAACTATTCAGGCCCAGGAACTGTGGTTCCTTATCCTTGAGTCTCAGGTGGAAACGGGGGTTCCTTTTATGCTTTACAAGGATGCATGTAATTTCAAGTCTAATCAGAAAAATCTCGGCACGATAAAATGCTCAAATTTGTGCACGGAAATTGTCGAGTACACTTCGAGGGACGAGGTGGCCGTATGCAACCTAGCCTCTATTGCCCTTCCGCGTTTTGTGAAGGATGGCGCATTTGACTACGTTGCATTGAAGGAGGTGACAAAGGTTGTGACCAGAAATCTTAACCGGGTGATTGATCGCAACCACTATCCAGTGCGTGAGGCCCGATACAGTAATTTGAGGCATCGCCCTGTGGGTATCGGTGTCCAGGGACTGGCGGATACGTTTGCACTGCTTTCCCTGCCATTCGCACACCCCGAGGCAAAGAAGTTGAATAGACAAATCTTCGAGACCATTTACTTTGCAGCTGTGGAAGCAAGTACGGAATTGGCTGAAAAGGACGGGCCCTATGAAACGTTTAAAGGAAGCCCTGCTTCGGAAGGGAAACTGCAGTTTGATCTGTGGGATGAGGAGCGTAGGATAAGAGGTATGAACGAGGACTCTGTGCATTCACACTGCGGACTCTGGGACTGGGATAGCCTCAAGGAGCGTGTGGTCAAGGTTGGTATGCGTAACTCGCTGTTAGTTGCGCCCATGCCAACGGCATCTACGTCGCAGATCCTTGGTAACAATGAGTGCATCGAACCCTTTACTTCCAATATCTACGTGCGCCGGGTCTTAAGCGGGGAGTTTCCAGTTGTAAACAAACACCTTGTAAAGGAGCTCATTCGGCTTCAATTGTGGAACGATGATATGCGAAGAAAGATTATCGCATTAAATGGCTCTGTTAGCGGCATCAAGGAGATACCGGAACGGATCAGAGAGCTTTACAAGGTCGTATGGGAGATCCGACAGAAGGATTTGATTGACATGGCAGCCGACCGGGGGAGGTATATCGATCAGAGCCAGAGCCTAAATCTCTTTCTGGGAACACCCACCTCCAGTCAACTCACTTCTATGCATTTCTATTCGTGGAAGAAAGGCCTTAAGACCGGTATGTATTACTTACGCTCTCAACCTGCCGCTGATGCCATCAAATTTACACTCGACCCCAAGGCAATGAAAGAACTGCCGAAGCCGGATAAGCAAAGTAAAGAGGAAGTACACGGAAGTGTGGGccgaggaaaaaggaagcgggCTGGGGAGAAGCCGACGGCGAACCATTCAAATGCTGGAGCTCCTAATCTCAACGGACCCCCAGACACAGACGGTGATGGGGGATGCCTGAATTGTGGTTCGTAG
- a CDS encoding oxidoreductase-like protein, whose protein sequence is MSDGDEGKSLPQEVAGEEMTLAAREARWGFTLDELHAATKVVRTLFHDPSLFVGDPYLHESRLYTMITRDRKTKRENRDVYKAIMNEEKSYRKRYKRMQDIEAIRRTEMKREREEALCLLQHQENEGSDRVVSLIRDRVSGPADTVDGQGARRSEDCHDGLSTHDRQIISQIGAFENIIRLEAMYTAGSAAMDWATASHLVAQVYRYLPHSFGTQMPPVLIGGSAPPGTDLLQQEMYTATIKLRIARLCGELFTLGGDDDNDDENMNGISGGSNNRDCGGKKAGELVSGIPSDEDIVVADSGAMRDLTCLRNCGTLDRASVDVVKALKHNLPVTDALHVFERAVSRGEPIDLFVTNDSVGTLTSPDAKAGGNGSGVQWSVDASLNLFIARRLYSKRRYRELGESPSDFPTRPPVSDDEEPDSFSVFQDIQQYAAGRPIPCDEALQLSRTIACHTCRVRYDKLHPYYYSMCHLCGEYNFNKRLMTRDLRGKVVLLTGCRIKIGFAMALSLLRCGAELIGTTRFAHEAVARFQREADYCVWAHRLHLFSLDLRDMWLVTQFCAFVMQKFGKLFAIINNAAQTIARTREYTKHLRHVESHPPLDLHKTLYDDAASREWHQYFLSHSSVTIGEPLHIEHHPQRQPFLDERITTGDATAYYNTNATGHSGVLVAIARSPLVVGSSKSSVFDRYDTAAEESDHRVTNSWVMKLAEVQGSEAAEVMAINALSPFIINSKLKPALLNRTGDPVTDEARFIINVSAMEGQFYRFKQVTHPHTNMAKAALNMMTRTSGEDYAQDGIYMNSVDTGWITDESPKAKKERRADQHQLCPLDEVDAAARCLDLIYSDRKVYGKFFKDFREIPW, encoded by the coding sequence ATGAGTGACGGGGATGAGGGAAAGTCTTTACCACAGGAGGTGGCAGGAGAGGAAATGACGTTAGCGGCACGTGAGGCGCGTTGGGGGTTTACATTGGATGAGCTTCATGCTGCAACAAAAGTTGTTCGTACCCTTTTTCACGATCCATCACTTTTTGTCGGGGATCCGTACCTGCACGAGAGCAGACTGTACACGATGATTACACGAGACCGCAAGACAAAGCGTGAGAACCGTGACGTGTACAAGGCCATTATGAATGAGGAGAAGAGTTATCGTAAGCGTTATAAACGTATGCAAGACATTGAAGCGATTCGTCGCACCGAAATGAAGcgtgaaagggaggaggcTCTCTGTCTCCTTCAGCACCAGGAAAATGAGGGATCTGATCGGGTTGTGTCGCTTATTCGTGACCGTGTGAGCGGCCCTGCGGATACCGTTGACGGGCAAGGTGCTAGAAGGAGTGAGGATTGCCATGACGGCTTGTCCACCCACGATCGTCAGATAATATCACAAATTGGTGCGTTTGAGAATATTATACGTCTTGAAGCAATGTACACTGCGGGTTCCGCTGCGATGGATTGGGCTACTGCCTCACATCTTGTGGCTCAGGTTTACCGCTACTTACCGCATTCGTTTGGGACGCAAATGCCCCCCGTTCTTATTGGTGGTTCCGCACCACCGGGAACTGATTTGTTGCAGCAGGAGATGTATACAGCAACGATAAAGCTTCGGATTGCAAGACTCTGCGGTGAACTCTTCACGCTTGGGGGAGACGATGACAATGATGACGAAAACATGAATGGCATCAGTGGGGGCAGCAATAATCGTGAttgtggggggaaaaaagctgGTGAACTCGTGAGCGGTATTCCTTCTGATGAGGACATAGTTGTGGCCGATTCAGGGGCAATGCGAGACCTTACCTGCCTCCGTAATTGCGGTACGTTGGATCGTGCATCTGTTGATGTGGTAAAGGCATTAAAACATAACCTTCCCGTAACAGATGCCCTTCACGTGTTTGAACGTGCAGTTAGTCGGGGGGAACCAATTGATCTGTTCGTGACCAACGACAGTGTTGGCACGCTCACCAGCCCTGACGCAAAGGCAGGTGGAAATGGAAGCGGTGTTCAGTGGTCAGTTGATGCGTCCCTCAACTTATTTATAGCTCGTAGGTTGTACAGTAAGCGACGTTACCGTGAATTGGGGGAGTCACCTTCCGATTTTCCAACACGGCCACCGGTGTCGGATGATGAGGAACCCGACAGTTTTTCTGTCTTCCAAGATATACAACAGTATGCGGCCGGTCGTCCTATACCTTGTGATGAAGCACTGCAGCTTAGTCGAACCATTGCATGCCACACCTGTCGTGTGCGGTATGATAAGTTGCACCCGTATTATTACAGTatgtgccacttgtgtggtGAGTATAACTTCAACAAGCGTTTGATGACTCGGGATTTGCGGGGAAAGGTTGTGCTGCTTACGGGTTGCCGCATTAAAATCGGCTTTGCCATGGCACTTTCCCTTCTGAGGTGTGGTGCGGAATTAATAGGCACCACTCGCTTTGCTCATGAGGCAGTGGCACGGTTTCAAAGAGAGGCGGACTACTGTGTGTGGGCGCACCGGCTTCATCTCTTTTCGCTGGACCTGCGTGACATGTGGCTGGTCACTCAGTTCTGTGCCTTTGTAATGCAGAAGTTTGGGAAGTTATTTGCGATAATCAACAACGCTGCGCAGACAATCGCGCGAACGAGGGAGTACACGAAGCATTTACGGCATGTGGAATCGCATCCCCCTCTAGACCTGCACAAGACACTATACGACGACGCGGCATCCAGGGAGTGGCACCAGTATTTTCTTAGTCACTCGTCGGTAACGATTGGAGAGCCGCTGCATATTGAACATCACCCTCAGCGGCAACCTTTTCTGGACGAGAGGATTACCACAGGTGACGCTACGGCCTACTATAACACCAACGCAACTGGTCACAGCGGTGTTCTGGTTGCTATCGCGAGATCACCTCTTGTTGTGGGTTCCTCAAAATCTTCTGTTTTTGATCGTTACGACACGGCTGCTGAGGAGAGCGACCACCGCGTGACGAACTCGTGGGTTATGAAACTGGCAGAGGTGCAAGGCAGCGAAGCAGCAGAGGTTATGGCCATAAATGCTCTCTCACCCTTTATCATCAACAGTAAGCTTAAACCCGCACTCCTAAACCGTACTGGTGATCCGGTGACGGATGAGGCACGCTTCATCATCAACGTTTCCGCTATGGAAGGACAGTTCTACCGGTTCAAGCAGGTGACACATCCTCACACAAACATGGCAAAGGCGGCTCTCAATATGATGACGAGAACTAGTGGTGAGGATTATGCTCAAGATGGAATTTATATGAACTCCGTAGACACGGGTTGGATTACAGATGAATCACCAAAGGCCAAAAAGGAGCGACGCGCAGACCAGCATCAGCTGTGTCCTTTGGACGAGGTCGATGCCGCTGCTCGGTGCTTAGATCTCATTTATAGTGATCGCAAAGTATATGGAAAGTTCTTCAAGGATTTTAGGGAAATACCTTGGTAG